Proteins from a single region of Dictyostelium discoideum AX4 chromosome 5 chromosome, whole genome shotgun sequence:
- a CDS encoding RING zinc finger-containing protein, with translation MGNTFTYFQNESENNLPSFKIPKIPTFEEISSKLSKEGVTKKKLEEIFEECCFMSIDFFFDKYKSSDLLKCLHQNQKVEWMFKCKQCSNDACGYICCKCFLNGNHIEEGHTFSLYESQINDFCDCGNEEILKKSGFCSTHAGVNEKSKKEIIDRLPFFIKKDVHIFFRYLFQYLQNLTTSILLEKNSASVEVIIGWLKEICSVSSILVHIIAEEFTSRQLEIGEDSKSRFKLNEHKPLPYKNEAESIQRLWESHHFLGYIFSKVAILDKFLPLLSLLVDNHSTFKVSVFEEYLKNFITIFAPRDRASSRIMQFLGIVYIENIKISLPFATGYSRHNVIELILRSHKTIYVPLLLPFYQSSSSKDITKEVMLQTDVPAIPKLLKEPSVVRYFCSQSDKFKLLFEYARELHKFTSLQFVDPSISTTKFLLVQELNLIASVKNIMVTLDGMVGDTEFRQEIIDSIAEKLVSNIGEIKKRPVFERCGIKLPHKDFFQKFTYAEIPVHFPLYRMLSTFLLMTKMDPSLLYTKYGMLESDVIDMVHTIVLFRVFYITYDPTETLENCTDITMTNDLHILQVAVCLLGSKKFLYSFFNVVSSIEPTPSAFNEAFSILVSSLQIRATLVPTKKVIEFHLLQGLFSNIFFKTHFRSFDSVLMGVSENDICETYINELAEPTGRALELKDQDNWKYYDPYYPHFSLTYRNAIQNGSKKRFKKYMESKKIPSESNPLPPVLEELPTELLGLTKIFNDQTLIEIIFCILADCLYPTFIGYDNSIELQPILKMIISNPQIILNDFFYLLVLSIKSFKEITLPILTKSEIDEIVNSVINFFDHEKLIKTQILINNSTDQNEKEKLLIENQDKILENLTDNIKINYDETTTTTTTTSIEEKENVNDKEIFDSLKEEEKEKEEEKEKDKENEEIVVEKEKLKEFSFNGKDNVIYNLLRVYNVEVKIGFKERLSVLDLLFKFWDLMTNQTQYLQLRGSLLYIFSFLKEFDPIFQKVFDEHKVDLVHDVEHSNQDDLAHKKSMAEKRLKLLEQMKKQQQSFFDDLSDQEGEEEEGKGQDNKKDEKDDKKDDKKENENKENKDNENKDNENKDNENKDNEKELNDKSNIDDGRNETTVTTKVKIIEEVEEEEEEENIIKIEKVEEKVEEKEKEKHKHDHDHENEDEDEHSEFEPCVVCKLSEKAGRLFAIAYVDLSSVSHQNTKQSIDEIKMDKLNVGYNENYKKFLEKYYSILKQNSAKTIPTGEKPESFSVYLFSNSVSTYVTSCGHNIHKRCFDNLMKGQPLDPFLATAFKCPLCNRHSNITIVLGEPNDTIQYRSYVEDLFKKLCYYDFVSLMNKDSMYSIDEYLWKFIIQNIETLELKSRKTTLYNDNDQQPAYFLMSEHDFQRELTTTARLHRVIAQVDFKQKVPHAELPIRNNGIFFSDAFIASSYSIWLCKFHPSQLFDIILDGLQYYIFKMVIHHCIKNNIMPTTGDENTNQYISNAINLITNEFNRLFYGEKPLLDNDNTFREEFINQLLPFVRKLYLLYIIISRANPKQPQPPILTMEKLTDINYCLSCFKFNGLLDMVNIVCSKANFENTLNQFLRKDKMTSQLSAFPQVFCSFPPPLKYDSLPKWIDLPTRFVDFMKDHLFAGHCSKCGALLKLVCLMCGNCSCETSSCRIDLFFHKPSCCTQYPLAFYHAIDRPFAKSFKLEQGFLKAQTPTFISIYLDQNGHKIATPSIHAKLSNKKLSKLYKCWIDCSNRRKYFIEKK, from the exons atgggtaaTACATTTACTTATTTCCAAAATGAAtcagaaaataatttaccatcatttaaaataccaAAAATACCAACATTTGAAGAAATTTCAAGTAAACTATCAAAAGAAGGagtaacaaaaaaaaaattggaagaAATTTTTGAAGAATGTTGTTTTATGtcaattgatttcttttttgataaatataaatcaagtgatttattaaaatgtttaCACC aaaatcaaaaagtaGAATGGATGTTTAAATGTAAACAATGTTCAAATGATGCATGTGGATATATTTGTtgtaaatgttttttaaatggtaatCATATTGAAGAAGGTCATACATTTTCATTGTATGAGAGtcaaataaatgatttttgtGATTGTGGTAATgaagaaatattaaaaaagagtGGATTTTGTTCAACACATGCTGGAGTTAATGAAAAGAGTAAAAAAGAGATCATTGATAGATTACCattctttataaaaaaagatgttcATATTTTCTTTAGATacctttttcaatatttacaaAACCTTACAACATCGATTTTGTTAGAGAAAAATTCAGCATCGGTTGAAGTTATTATTGGTTGGTTAAAAGAGATTTGCTCAGTTTCTTCAATATTGGTTCATATCATTGCTGAAGAATTCACATCAAGACAATTGGAGATTGGTGAAGATTCAAAGAGtagatttaaattgaatgaaCATAAACCATTGCCATACAAAAATGAAGCAGAATCAATTCAAAGACTATGGGAGTCACATCATTTCTTGGGTTACATTTTCTCAAAAGTGGCCATATTGGATAAATTCTTACCATTGTTATCATTGTTGGTTGATAATCATAGTACTTTTAAAGTATCGGTTTTCGAAGagtatttaaagaatttcatTACCATTTTCGCTCCAAGGGATAGAGCATCGTCACGTATTATGCAGTTTTTGGGTATTGTTTacattgaaaatataaagataTCATTACCATTTGCAACGGGTTATTCACGTCATAATGTAATCGAGTTAATACTTCGTAGTCATAAAACCATCTATGTTCCATTGCTTTTACCATTTTATCAATCATCAAGTTCAAAAGATATTACCAAGGAGGTTATGTTACAAACTGATGTACCAGCAATACCAAAGCTATTGAAAGAACCATCAGTAGTAAGATATTTTTGTTCTCAAAGtgataaattcaaattactCTTTGAATATGCCAGAGAGTTACATAAATTCACATCACTTCAATTTGTTGATCCTTCAATTTCAACTACAAAATTCTTATTGGTACaagaattgaatttgatagcCTCTGTAAAGAATATAATGGTTACATTGGATGGAATGGTGGGTGATACTGAATTCCGTCAAGaaattattgattcaattgcAGAGAAATTGGTTTCAAATATTGGTGAAATTAAGAAAAGACCTGTGTTTGAGAGATGTGGTATCAAATTACCACATAAGGATTTCTTTCAAAAGTTTACCTATGCAGAGATACCAGTTCATTTCCCATTGTATCGTATGTTATCAACTTTTCTATTAATGACTAAAATGGATCCATCTTTACTCTATACCAAATATGGTATGCTTGAATCGGATGTCATTGATATGGTCCATACGATCGTGTTATTCAGAGTTTTTTATATCACATATGATCCAACTGAAACCTTGGAGAATTGTACCGATATAACAATGACAAATGATTTACATATTTTACAAGTTGCAGTTTGTTTATTAGGTTCAAAGAAGTTTTTATATTCATTCTTCAATGTCGTTTCATCGATTGAACCAACACCAAGTGCATTCAATGAAGCATTCTCCATATTGGTTTCATCATTACAAATTCGTGCAACATTGGTACCAACTAAAAAAGTTATTGAATTTCATTTGTTACAaggattattttcaaatatattctttaaaaCTCATTTCCGTTCATTTGATTCAGTTTTAATGGGTGTTAGTGAAAATGATATTTGTGAAACCTATATCAATGAATTGGCCGAACCAACTGGTAGAGCATTGGAATTGAAAGATCAAGATAATTGGAAATACTATGACCCTTATTATCCACATTTCTCTCTAACCTATCGTAATGCAATTCAAAATGGTTCAaagaaaagatttaaaaaatatatggaATCAAAGAAAATCCCATCCGAATCAAATCCATTACCACCAGTCTTAGAGGAGTTACCAACAGAGTTATTGGGATTaactaaaattttcaatgatcaaactttaattgaaatcattttttgTATATTGGCCGATTGTTTATATCCAACATTTATTGGTTATGATAATAGTATTGAACTTCAACCAATTCTTAAAATGATCATTTCAAATCCacaaatcattttaaatgatttcttttatcttttagtattatcaattaaatcattcaAAGAGATTActttaccaattttaacaAAATCGGAAATAGatgaaattgtaaattctgtaattaatttctttgatcatgaaaaattaattaaaactcaaattttaattaataattcaactgatcaaaatgaaaaagaaaagttattaatagaaaatcaagataaaattttagaaaatttaacagataatattaaaattaattatgatgaaactactactactactactacaacctcaattgaagaaaaagaaaatgttaatgataaagaaatatttgattcattaaaagaagaagaaaaagaaaaagaagaagaaaaagaaaaagataaagagaATGAAGAAATTGtagttgaaaaagaaaaattaaaagaatttagtTTTAATGGTAAAGATAATGTAATCTATAATTTATTACGTGTTTATAATGTTGAAgttaaaattggttttaaagAGAGATTATCAGTCTTGGATTTACTTTTCAAATTTTGGGATTTAATGACAAATCAAACTCAGTATTTACAATTACGTGGAAGTTTATTATACATTTTCAGTTTTTTGAAAGAATTTGATCCAATCTTTCAAAAAGTATTTGATGAACATAAAGTTGATCTTGTTCACGATGTCGAACATTCAAATCAAGATGATTTAGCTcataaaaaatcaatggCCGAAAAgagattaaaattattagaacaaatgaaaaaacaacaacaatcattcTTTGATGATTTATCAGATCAAGAAggggaagaagaagaaggaaAAGGACAAGAcaataaaaaagatgaaaaagatgataaaaaagatgataaaaaagaaaatgaaaataaagaaaataaagataatgaaaataaagataatgaaaataaagataatgaaaataaagataatgaaaaagaattaaatgataaatcaaatattgatGATGGTAGAAATGAAACAACGGTGACAacaaaagtaaaaataattgaagaagtagaagaagaagaagaagaagaaaatataataaaaattgaaaaagttgaagaaaaagttgaagaaaaagaaaaagaaaaacataAACATGATCATGATcatgaaaatgaagatgaagatgaacaTAGTGAATTCGAACCATGTGTAGTTTGTAAACTTTCAGAAAAAGCTGGTAGATTATTTGCAATAGCATATGTTGACTTATCATCAGTTTCTCATCAAAATACaaaacaatcaattgatgaaattaaaatggaTAAATTGAATGTTGGTTacaatgaaaattataaaaaatttttagagAAATATTATTCAATACTTAAACAAAATTCAGCTAAAACCATCCCAACTGGAGAAAAACCAGAAAGTTTTTCAGTTTATTTATTCTCGAATTCAGTATCAACCTATGTAACTTCATGTGGTCATAATATTCATAAGAGATGTTTTGACAACCTTATGAAGGGCCAACCATTGGATCCATTTCTTGCAACAGCTTTCAAGTGTCCACTTTGTAATAGACattcaaatattacaatTGTGTTGGGTGAGCCAAATGATACCATTCAATATAGATCCTATGTTGAGGATCTCTTTAAAAAGTTATGTTACTATGATTTCGTATCATTGATGAACAAAGATTCAATGTATAGTATCGATGAATACCTTTGGAAATTcattattcaaaatattgaaaCCTTGGAATTGAAGAGTAGAAAAACCACTCTATACAATGACAATGATCAACAGCCAGCTTACTTTTTAATGTCAGAACATGACTTCCAAAGAGAGCTCACCACAACTGCTCGTTTACATAGAGTGATTGCACAAGTTGACTTTAAACAAAAAGTTCCACATGCAGAGTTACCAATTAGAAATAATGGTATCTTTTTCTCTGATGCATTCATTGCTTCATCCTATTCAATTTGGTTATGCAAATTTCATCCATCTCAATTATTTGATATCATTTTAGATGGTTTACAATATTATATCTTTAAAATGGTAATTCATCATTGTATAAAGAATAATATAATGCCAACCACTGGTGATGAAAATACAAACCAATACATTTCAAATGCTATCAATCTAATCACCAATGAATTCAATCGTTTATTTTATGGTGAAAAACCATTATTAGACAATGATAATACATTTAGAGAAGAGTTTATCAATCAATTACTTCCATTCGTtagaaaattatatttactCTATATCATTATCTCAAGAGCAAATCCAAAACAACCTCAACCACCGATATTAACAATGGAGAAATTAACCGATATTAACTATTGTTTAAGttgtttcaaattcaatggtTTACTCGATATGGTTAATATAGTTTGTTCAAAAGCAAACTTTGAAAATACTCTCAATCAATTCTTGAGAAAGGATAAAATGACCTCACAACTTTCAGCTTTTCCTCAAGTATTTTGTAGTTTCCCACCACCTTTGAAATATGATTCCTTACCAAAATGGATTGATCTCCCAACTAGATTTGTAGATTTTATGAAAGATCATCTATTTGCTGGTCATTGTTCAAAATGTGGTgctttattaaaattggtttgTTTAATGTGTGGTAATTGTTCATGTGAAACTTCATCTTGCAGAATCGATTTATTCTTTCACAAACCTTCTTGTTGTACTCAATATCCATTGGCATTTTACCATGCAATCGATAGACCATTTGCAAAATCTTTCAAACTTGAACAAGGATTTTTAAAAGCTCAAACTCCAACATTCATCAGCATCTATTTGGATCAAAATGGTCATAAAATCGCTACACCTTCAATTCAtgcaaaattatcaaataagaAACTTTCCAAACTTTATAAATGTTGGATTGATTGTAGTAATAGAAGAAAATATTTCATTGAgaaaaaatag
- a CDS encoding GC-rich sequence DNA-binding factor-like protein, with protein MNFSSINKNKQRQIRKKVIETEENNEDDEKKKLENENENGNENEQTIKSIVVEQAKKKKGANTFSTKNKIAKKATLNLFSFGEDEENGEQEQDSEQQQQQQFNSSIKFNPISVRKNDSIFEDSKTTTINNESLGQYTTEMINSLKKNTSSKPTKSSSNDNNHNDNNHNDNNDIDYKMDIDHQQFKDDHDDKENTTSSSSSSFTIPTVEQIKLAKEKRQRVRDGKWQDTTEKSSSSSTSTSKSLSKDFLPLKVSANNGNDKDDNDNGSRLIREEDDDDEMEEYNIKPSNTIKFGDPGKSNKRDEVGQAVNIENSKNKNDDQDEDEDEDEEIIRWRLEQIKKGGGLKDSQLQSIEFQKRKMEKELLLLGPSSENSLSPYYKSSSYLINSPKLSNNSNNNNNNNNNNQQQHSFIESICKDLNSILIQLNEVKHNHESEFEKVQEALRDSVIQLSIMESEKHVSHDQYIYYDEIKSYCNNMIDCLSEKIPQIEQLDDKYIELLKDYAYDIRKQFKQTLHDQINDIQDNELSNNNKISFNNKEGEDKEDLDEFGRDRSHYEKSSRKKRLEQYKQLIVSLNNTDGNDDFKLHQISDENFYKNEKEKILNSIKSIMDDVDPDFCDINYIADKFKHWKSKDLKSYQKAQMPFIMPSILAPFIRLQMIDWSPLDDIYFDTMSWYNQLFSYGGGGGDDDDILIPKLVEKIIIPKVETFITYIWNPLSKSQTTNLKNTIDEILIYINDENHQNNNNNNNNNNNNNNNNNNNNNNNNVNQEVKFLFSQILSTLNYSISNGNLLIPYSNRDLTFSIKMYMYSLTMLDSIKIWSSNYQYIQLDSLMNLSDDIIDFQILPFLHKIYSLQHHHNYQQHQQQQQQQQQQQQQSFNIDNLFYLFELFYQYLLTLPWSNKKYKSSVISLLLKLKNDHENENGGLLNVENFSKLNNLYIPYFT; from the coding sequence atgAACTTCagttcaattaataaaaataaacaaagaCAAATTAGGAAAAAAGTGATTGAAACtgaagaaaataatgaagatgatgaaaaaaagaaattagaaaatgaaaatgaaaatggaaATGAGAATGAACAAACTATAAAATCAATAGTAGTAGAACAagcaaaaaagaaaaaaggtGCAAATACATTTTCAACAAAGAATAAAATTGCAAAGAAAGcaacattaaatttatttagttttggtgaagatgaagaaaatggtgaacaagaacaagatagtgaacaacaacaacaacaacaattcaaTAGTAGtataaaatttaatccaATCTCTGTTAGAaaaaatgattcaatatttgaaGATTCAAAAACTACCACTATCAATAATGAATCATTAGGTCAATATACAACAGAAATGatcaattcattaaaaaaaaatacatctTCAAAACCTACAAAATCatcttcaaatgataataatcataatgataataatcataatgataataatgatattgattatAAAATGGATATAGATCATCAACAATTCAAAGATGATCATGATGATAAAGAGAATACTacctcatcatcatcatcatcatttacaATACCAACTGttgaacaaattaaattagcAAAGGAGAAAAGACAAAGAGTCAGAGATGGTAAATGGCAAGACACAACtgaaaaatcatcatcatcatcaacatcaacatcaaaatcattatcaaaagatTTCTTACCATTAAAAGTGAGTgctaataatggtaatgataaaGATGACAATGATAATGGATCACGTTTAATTAGAGAAGaggatgatgacgatgaaaTGGAAGAGTATAATATTAAACCTAGCAACACAATTAAATTTGGCGATCCtggtaaatcaaataaaagagATGAGGTTGGACAAGCtgtaaatattgaaaatagtaaaaataaaaatgatgaccaagatgaagatgaagatgaagatgaagaaattatAAGATGGAGATtagaacaaattaaaaaaggtggTGGATTAAAAGATTCACAAttacaatcaattgaatttcaaaaaagaaaaatggaaaaggaattattattattgggtCCATCATCTGAAAATAGTTTATCACCATATtataaatcatcatcatatttaattaatagtccaaaattatcaaataatagtaataataataataataataataataataatcaacaacaacactcATTTATTGAATCGATttgtaaagatttaaattcaattttaattcaattaaatgaagTTAAACATAATCATGAAtcagaatttgaaaaagtaCAAGAGGCATTAAGAGATAGTGTTAttcaattatcaattatgGAATCAGAGAAACATGTTTCACATGATCAATACATCTATTATGATGAAATAAAGAgttattgtaataatatgATTGATTGTCTTTCTGAGAAAATACCACAAATTGAGCAATTGGATGATAAATATATAGAACTATTAAAAGATTATGCATATGATATTAGAAAACAGTTTAAACAAACTTTACATGATCAAATTAATGATATTCAAGATaatgaattatcaaataataataaaatttcatttaataataaagaaggAGAGGATAAAGAAGATTTAGATGAATTTGGTAGAGATAGAAGTCATTATGAAAAATCATCaagaaagaaaagattagaacaatataaacaattaattgtttctttaaataatacagatggaaatgatgattttaaattacatCAAATTAGtgatgaaaatttttataagaatgaaaaagaaaagatattaaattcaattaaaagcATTATGGATGATGTTGACCCTGATTTTTGTGATATCAATTATATAGCTGACAAATTCAAACATTGGAaatcaaaagatttaaagTCTTATCAAAAAGCTCAAATGCCATTTATTATGCCATCAATTTTAGCCCCATTTATAAGATTACAAATGATTGATTGGTCACCTTTGGATGATATATATTTCGATACAATGAGTTGgtataatcaattattttcatatggtggtggtggtggtgatgatgatgatattttaattccAAAATTAGTTGAAAAAATCATTATACCAAAAGTTGAAACTTTTATAACCTATATTTGGAATCCACTTTCAAAATCACAAACtacaaatttaaagaatacaattgatgaaattttaatatatattaatgatgaaaatcatcaaaacaacaacaacaacaacaacaacaacaacaacaacaataataataataataataataataataataataatgtaaatcaagaagttaaatttttattctcACAAATTTTATCAACACTAAATTATAGTATAagtaatggtaatttattaataccaTATTCAAATAGGgatttaactttttcaattaaaatgtATATGTATTCTTTGACAATGTTGGAtagtattaaaatttggtcttcaaattatcaatatattcaattggattcattaatgaatttatcgGATGATATTATcgattttcaaattttaccatttttacataaaatttattcattacaacatcatcataattatcaacaacaccaacaacaacaacaacaacaacaacaacaacaacagcaatcattcaatattgataatttattttatttatttgaattattttatcaatatttattaactttACCATGGTCaaataaaaagtataaatCATCTGtcatttctttattattaaaacttaaaaacgatcatgaaaatgaaaatggtggTTTATTAAACGTTGAAaacttttcaaaattaaataatctttataTACCTTATTTTacttaa